Genomic DNA from Deltaproteobacteria bacterium:
GCGCGACGCAACACACCGAGTGAAAACGCTTGCGGCGTTTGCGCCAACCACACAGTCTCACGCGGAACCGTTCGCTCAATAAGGCCCTCGGCGTTGACAGCCTTCACCGTGTCCTGCGCCGGCATGCCGACGATACAACCACCCCGCACGGCCGCTATACGCACGCATTCGTCGATCAGCGCAGGTCGAATCAGCGGCCGAGCCACATCGTGCACCGCGATGATCGTTCGCTCATCGAGAGGCGCTAAGACCGCGAGGCCGGCCGCCATAGAATCCTGACGCCGTGCCCCCCCACCCACCACATGCCGCAATTTCTGGTGTGTCTGCTGATACCGCTCACGCGTCCCGGCGACCAGTTCGGGAGCCACCACCAACACGATCTGGTCGATGCTGTTGGCCTGTTCAAAACGTCGAAGGGCGT
This window encodes:
- the ispD gene encoding 2-C-methyl-D-erythritol 4-phosphate cytidylyltransferase, with the translated sequence MRATAVLLAAGSGTRFGSAVPKQYILLGGRAILEHALRRFEQANSIDQIVLVVAPELVAGTRERYQQTHQKLRHVVGGGARRQDSMAAGLAVLAPLDERTIIAVHDVARPLIRPALIDECVRIAAVRGGCIVGMPAQDTVKAVNAEGLIERTVPRETVWLAQTPQAFSLGVLRRAVEHAQRAALTVTDEAAMVEAIGEPVAVVRGDVSNLKITTPADLLMAEAVLSQEESGCA